A genomic segment from Bradyrhizobium sp. CB1015 encodes:
- a CDS encoding ATP-binding cassette domain-containing protein: MSSKLAISYQHVTKRFGSLAAVDDVSFDVAESEFVAIVGGSGSGKTTLLRLATRLIETDSGTITVEGEDVRNVDPVALRRRIGYVFQSGGLFPHLSVADNIGITPRLLGEPAPTIARRVDELLELVQLDRAAHRDRLPEALSGGERQRVGVARALAARPRVLLMDEPFGALDPLTRDALGDDYRALHRKLGLTTVMITHDMTEAILLADRIAVMRGGRLLAQGTAAELSSSSDDYVLELLRTPRRQVERLNALLPTGGAA, from the coding sequence ATGTCCTCCAAACTGGCCATCAGCTATCAGCACGTCACCAAGCGCTTCGGGTCCCTCGCAGCCGTCGACGACGTGTCGTTCGACGTCGCCGAGAGCGAGTTTGTGGCGATCGTCGGCGGCTCGGGCTCGGGCAAGACCACGCTGCTGCGGCTCGCCACCCGGCTGATCGAGACCGACAGCGGCACCATCACCGTCGAAGGCGAGGACGTGCGGAATGTCGATCCGGTCGCGCTGCGGCGTCGGATCGGCTACGTCTTCCAGAGCGGCGGGCTGTTTCCGCATCTGAGCGTCGCCGACAATATCGGCATCACGCCAAGGCTGCTCGGCGAGCCGGCTCCGACAATCGCACGGCGTGTCGACGAGCTGCTCGAGCTCGTGCAGCTCGACCGCGCAGCGCATCGCGACCGGCTGCCCGAGGCGCTCTCCGGCGGCGAGCGCCAGCGCGTCGGCGTGGCGCGGGCGCTCGCGGCAAGACCCCGCGTCCTGCTGATGGACGAGCCGTTCGGCGCGCTCGATCCCCTTACCCGCGATGCACTCGGTGACGACTATCGCGCGCTGCACCGCAAGCTCGGCCTGACCACCGTCATGATCACGCATGACATGACCGAGGCGATCCTGCTCGCCGACCGCATCGCGGTGATGCGCGGCGGACGATTGCTCGCGCAGGGTACGGCTGCGGAGCTCTCGAGCAGCAGCGACGATTACGTGCTCGAGCTGTTGCGCACCCCGCGGCGCCAGGTCGAGCGACTGAATGCCCTGCTGCCGACGGGCGGTGCGGCATGA
- a CDS encoding glycine betaine ABC transporter substrate-binding protein, translating into MSLFTDPRWGEALSHLPDYLGNHVRVSLAALALGLAVSLPLAILTRNRPAPRGILLAFASIVQTVPGLALLALFYPLLLLAASVTLAWFGLSFSAFGFLPAMLALALYSMLPVLRNGITGLNGIDPALIEAAKGVGMTARQSLMIVELPLALPVMMAGIRTAAVWVIGTATLSTPIGQTSLGNYIFAGLQTQNWVFVLFGCVASALLALAVDQLLGLIESGLRSRSRVRSGLGAVGIAALVAATLVPTMGRSPSGYVVGAKTFAEQYVLSALMRDRLEAAGLSANARSGLGSSVIFGALKAGDIDLYVDYSGTLWANQLHRTDMMARAELVAELKTALAKDNITMLGELGFENAYALVMPRRRAEALGIRTIADLATHAATLSIAGDYEFFSRPEWAALQKAYGLQFRAQRQMQPDFMYAAVAGGEVDVIAGYTSDGLIAKYELTTLDDPRHAIPPYDAILLLAPKRAGDERLQAALKPLLGKIDIATMREANLRASGNDANSSPDAVAKWLWEKIKQ; encoded by the coding sequence ATGAGCCTCTTCACCGATCCACGCTGGGGCGAGGCGCTGTCGCATCTGCCGGACTACCTCGGCAACCATGTGCGGGTGAGCCTCGCCGCCCTCGCGCTCGGCCTCGCCGTGAGCTTGCCGCTGGCGATCCTGACGCGCAACCGCCCGGCGCCGCGCGGCATCCTGCTCGCGTTCGCCAGCATCGTACAGACCGTACCCGGGCTGGCGCTGCTCGCGCTGTTCTATCCGCTGCTGCTGCTGGCTGCTTCCGTCACGCTGGCCTGGTTCGGCCTATCCTTCTCCGCGTTCGGCTTCCTGCCGGCGATGCTGGCGCTGGCGCTCTATTCCATGCTGCCGGTGCTACGCAACGGCATCACCGGCCTCAACGGCATCGATCCCGCGCTGATCGAGGCTGCCAAGGGCGTCGGCATGACTGCGCGGCAATCGCTGATGATCGTCGAGCTGCCGCTCGCGCTGCCGGTGATGATGGCCGGAATCCGCACCGCGGCGGTCTGGGTGATCGGCACCGCGACGCTGTCGACGCCGATCGGGCAGACCAGCCTCGGCAATTACATTTTCGCGGGCCTCCAGACCCAGAACTGGGTGTTCGTGCTGTTCGGCTGCGTGGCTTCCGCCCTGCTCGCGCTTGCGGTCGACCAGCTGCTTGGGCTGATCGAGAGCGGCCTGCGCAGCCGCAGCCGTGTGCGCAGCGGCCTCGGCGCGGTCGGAATCGCGGCGCTGGTCGCAGCAACGCTGGTGCCGACCATGGGACGCTCGCCGTCAGGCTATGTGGTCGGCGCCAAGACCTTCGCCGAGCAATATGTGCTCTCGGCGTTGATGAGGGACCGCCTCGAGGCGGCGGGCCTCTCGGCTAATGCGCGCTCCGGCCTCGGCTCCAGCGTGATCTTCGGGGCGCTGAAGGCCGGCGATATCGATCTCTATGTCGATTATTCCGGGACGCTCTGGGCCAACCAGCTGCATCGCACCGACATGATGGCGCGCGCCGAGCTGGTGGCGGAATTGAAGACGGCGCTCGCCAAAGACAACATTACCATGCTCGGCGAGCTCGGCTTCGAGAACGCGTATGCGCTGGTGATGCCAAGACGACGCGCCGAGGCGCTCGGTATCCGAACCATCGCCGATCTCGCCACACATGCGGCGACGCTGTCGATTGCCGGCGACTACGAATTCTTCTCGCGGCCCGAATGGGCTGCCCTGCAGAAGGCCTATGGGCTGCAGTTCCGCGCCCAGCGTCAGATGCAACCGGACTTCATGTATGCGGCTGTCGCCGGCGGCGAGGTCGACGTCATCGCCGGCTACACCAGCGACGGCTTGATCGCCAAATACGAGCTCACAACGCTCGACGACCCCAGACACGCCATCCCGCCCTACGACGCGATCCTGCTGCTCGCGCCAAAGCGCGCCGGCGACGAGCGACTGCAGGCGGCGCTCAAGCCATTGCTCGGCAAGATCGACATCGCCACCATGCGCGAGGCGAACCTGCGCGCCAGCGGCAATGATGCGAATTCATCGCCCGATGCGGTGGCGAAGTGGTTGTGGGAGAAGATCAAGCAATAG
- a CDS encoding IS3 family transposase (programmed frameshift): MERQRRSFTEEYKHQAVELALSSGRSIGSVAKELGLRDSVLRRWVDKLRQEPTSAAWRPTTQATPMSADQASEIARLRQENERLRMERDILKKSIANLRRNPDMSFRFIEDHRDAYPVRLMCAVLEVSPAGYYAWRDRPVSERTKSNASLLAAIRQVHQDSSGRYGSPRVHAVLRKQGRGASRGRIERLMHRHGIRAIMAPPRRVRTTDSRHDLPIAPNLIARDFTAPAPNRVWLADITYIPTAEGWLYLAAVMDLFSRKIVGWAMQDHIQVELASAALTMAIQQQRPLAGLIHHSDRGVQYASHAYRKVLTGAGIVASMSRKADCYDNAPMESFFHTLKTELIHHRDYNTRAEAQRDIFAFIEGFYNRTRLHSAIGYIAPIEMELKAA; encoded by the exons ATGGAACGTCAACGTCGGTCATTTACCGAAGAGTACAAGCACCAAGCCGTCGAGTTGGCTTTGTCGAGCGGGCGCTCGATCGGGTCGGTTGCCAAGGAACTCGGTCTGCGCGACTCGGTGCTGCGGCGCTGGGTTGACAAGCTCCGGCAGGAGCCGACATCGGCGGCGTGGCGCCCCACCACGCAGGCGACGCCGATGTCGGCGGACCAGGCTTCGGAGATCGCCCGCCTGCGTCAGGAGAACGAACGGCTGCGCATGGAGCGCGACATTTTAAAAAAGTCGATCGCGA ATCTTCGCCGGAACCCGGACATGAGCTTCCGCTTCATCGAAGACCACCGCGACGCCTATCCGGTGCGGCTGATGTGTGCCGTGCTCGAGGTCTCGCCGGCCGGCTATTACGCCTGGCGCGATCGCCCGGTGAGCGAGCGGACCAAATCCAATGCCAGCCTCCTGGCCGCGATCCGGCAAGTCCATCAAGACAGCAGCGGGCGTTACGGCAGTCCTCGCGTCCATGCCGTCCTGCGCAAGCAGGGCCGCGGCGCCAGCCGTGGCCGGATCGAGCGGCTGATGCACCGGCACGGTATCCGCGCCATCATGGCGCCGCCACGCCGGGTGCGCACCACCGACAGCCGTCACGACCTCCCGATCGCACCGAACCTGATCGCGCGCGACTTCACCGCTCCCGCCCCGAACCGGGTCTGGCTCGCCGATATCACCTACATCCCGACCGCGGAGGGCTGGCTGTATCTGGCGGCCGTCATGGATCTGTTCAGCCGAAAGATCGTCGGCTGGGCCATGCAAGACCATATCCAGGTCGAGCTCGCATCCGCGGCGCTGACGATGGCCATCCAGCAGCAACGGCCGCTGGCCGGATTGATCCACCACTCCGATCGCGGTGTGCAGTATGCCTCACATGCCTATCGCAAGGTCCTCACCGGCGCCGGCATCGTGGCATCAATGAGCCGCAAGGCCGATTGCTACGACAATGCCCCGATGGAGAGCTTCTTCCATACCTTGAAAACCGAGCTGATCCATCATCGCGACTACAACACCCGCGCCGAGGCCCAGCGCGACATCTTCGCCTTCATCGAGGGCTTCTACAACCGAACCCGGCTCCATTCCGCAATCGGATATATCGCCCCGATCGAGATGGAGCTAAAAGCCGCTTAA
- the ilvC gene encoding ketol-acid reductoisomerase, with translation MRVYYDRDADLNLIKGKKVAIVGYGSQGHAHALNLKDSGVKEVAIALRKGSASAKKAEAAGFKVLEVAEAAKWADLVMMLTPDELQGDIYREHLHDNMKKGAALVFAHGLNVHFNLLDPRADLDVLMIAPKGPGHTVRSEYQRGGGVPCLIAIAKDVSGNAHDLGLSYASAIGGGRAGIIETTFKEECETDLFGEQVVLCGGLVELIKGGYETLVEAGYAPEMAYFECLHEVKLIVDLIYEGGIANMNYSISNTAEYGEYVTGPRIITDETKKEMRKVLADIQGGKFARDWMLENKVNQTSFKATRAKLAAHPIEEVGAKLRDMMPWIKKGALVDKSKN, from the coding sequence ATGCGTGTTTATTACGATCGCGACGCCGACCTGAACCTGATCAAGGGCAAGAAGGTCGCCATCGTTGGCTATGGCAGCCAGGGCCATGCCCATGCGCTCAATCTGAAGGATTCCGGCGTCAAGGAAGTCGCCATTGCGCTGCGCAAGGGTTCGGCCTCTGCCAAGAAGGCGGAAGCCGCCGGCTTCAAGGTGCTCGAGGTCGCGGAAGCCGCCAAATGGGCCGACCTCGTCATGATGCTGACCCCGGACGAGCTCCAGGGCGACATCTATCGCGAGCACCTGCACGACAACATGAAGAAGGGCGCGGCCCTCGTGTTCGCGCACGGTCTCAACGTCCACTTCAATCTGCTCGATCCGCGTGCCGACCTCGACGTGCTGATGATCGCGCCGAAGGGCCCCGGCCACACCGTGCGCTCGGAATATCAGCGCGGCGGCGGCGTGCCCTGCCTGATCGCGATCGCCAAGGACGTTTCGGGCAATGCCCATGACCTCGGCCTGTCCTACGCCTCCGCCATCGGCGGTGGCCGCGCCGGCATCATCGAGACCACCTTCAAGGAAGAGTGCGAGACCGACCTGTTCGGCGAGCAGGTGGTGCTCTGCGGCGGCCTGGTCGAGCTGATCAAGGGCGGCTACGAGACTCTGGTCGAAGCCGGCTATGCGCCGGAGATGGCCTACTTCGAGTGCCTGCACGAAGTGAAGCTGATCGTCGACCTGATCTATGAAGGCGGCATCGCCAACATGAACTACTCGATCTCCAACACCGCCGAGTACGGCGAGTACGTCACCGGTCCGCGCATCATCACCGACGAAACCAAGAAGGAGATGCGCAAGGTTCTGGCCGACATCCAGGGCGGCAAGTTCGCCCGCGACTGGATGCTCGAGAACAAGGTCAACCAGACCTCGTTCAAGGCGACCCGCGCCAAGCTCGCCGCGCACCCGATCGAGGAAGTCGGCGCGAAGCTGCGCGACATGATGCCCTGGATCAAAAAGGGCGCGCTGGTCGATAAGAGCAAGAACTGA
- a CDS encoding ABC transporter ATP-binding protein produces the protein MTTPTAVALEDTKVAFRLGDGRVYTAVEKAHLAVAQGEFVAIVGPTGCGKSTLLNVAAGLLKPAAGSVRIFDQPLAGLNRDAGYLFQADALFPWKTALDNVAIGLEIKGTPRNGALSQAQKWLTAVGLGAFANRYPHMLSGGQRKRVALAQVLIRDPKILLMDEPFGPLDAQTRQVMGNLLLDLWNADRKAVLFVTHDLEEAIALADRVVIMSAGPSSRIIGDWRVGLARPRDIFEVRLDKEFHALHREIWSVLKDEVMKGYAQSTHAAEAV, from the coding sequence ATGACGACGCCCACGGCAGTGGCGCTGGAAGATACCAAGGTTGCGTTCCGCCTGGGAGACGGGCGGGTCTACACGGCAGTGGAGAAGGCCCATCTCGCGGTGGCACAGGGCGAGTTCGTCGCCATTGTCGGGCCCACAGGGTGCGGGAAATCGACGCTGCTGAACGTCGCCGCCGGCCTGCTCAAGCCAGCCGCCGGCAGCGTCAGGATTTTCGACCAGCCGCTGGCGGGGCTGAATCGGGACGCCGGCTATTTGTTCCAGGCCGATGCGCTGTTCCCCTGGAAGACCGCGCTCGACAATGTCGCGATCGGGCTCGAGATCAAGGGCACGCCGCGCAATGGAGCCTTGTCGCAGGCGCAGAAATGGCTGACCGCCGTCGGCCTTGGCGCCTTCGCGAACCGATATCCGCACATGCTTTCGGGCGGCCAGCGCAAGCGTGTGGCGCTGGCGCAGGTGCTGATCCGCGATCCCAAGATCCTGTTGATGGACGAGCCGTTCGGGCCGCTCGATGCGCAGACGCGCCAGGTCATGGGTAATCTGCTGCTCGACTTGTGGAATGCGGACCGCAAGGCCGTGCTGTTCGTCACCCACGATCTCGAAGAGGCGATCGCGCTCGCCGACCGCGTGGTGATCATGTCGGCGGGGCCGTCCTCGCGCATCATCGGCGACTGGCGCGTCGGCCTTGCCCGCCCCCGCGACATCTTCGAGGTGCGCCTCGACAAGGAGTTCCATGCGCTCCACCGCGAAATCTGGAGCGTGCTGAAGGACGAGGTGATGAAGGGTTACGCGCAGTCCACCCATGCGGCGGAGGCGGTCTGA
- a CDS encoding sulfatase-like hydrolase/transferase — MASAPNPGPSATTAVLASVAALGIWRLLAVAAPHLAALALMYETETDFGARLSFALAWGILNFFWIALLRRPALSGALSLTMVVVLVLLSRLKHDVVQMTVNFIDLMMIDRDTVAFLFTIFPNLRWSVILAGLVTLPLMYALWWLDPFRIRRLPALACKLACLAALVGYSLYHPDEAWRGYYDDGYLSKFFRSGVTAVSDFAQYGFMAASASTGERLNIPLVDACHPAGRRPNIIMIHDESSFDIRAAQGIKVPPRYDDYFKSWDGKQRTFLAESNGGPSWFTEYNVLAGLSSRSFGRFAYFVTRIASNRVERGLPLALRRCGYDTLSLYPAHGGFMGARSFQMTTGIERFLDSKDLGAKDVEPDSFFYDKALQLMGQQPPNKPLFTFIYLGANHFPWETRFRPDLLPNWRAPGNVASIDEYLRRQAMSAEQYKAFVAGLKKTFPGEPFLIVRYGDHQPEFAPAILEPGLDEGAIGKKLDAYDARLYATYYAIDAINFEPVRSEAVMDTIDGPYLPLVIQEAAGIPLDPSFAEQKEIMLRCKGIFYGCKDGAEARRLNRLLIDAGMIRGL, encoded by the coding sequence ATGGCGTCCGCGCCGAATCCAGGTCCTTCTGCCACGACCGCCGTGCTGGCGAGCGTCGCCGCGCTCGGCATCTGGCGGCTGCTCGCGGTTGCAGCGCCGCATCTGGCGGCACTCGCGCTGATGTACGAGACCGAGACCGATTTCGGCGCGCGCCTGTCCTTCGCGCTGGCCTGGGGCATCCTCAACTTCTTCTGGATTGCGCTGCTGCGTCGCCCCGCCTTGTCGGGCGCGCTGTCGCTGACGATGGTCGTCGTGCTGGTGCTGCTGTCGCGGCTCAAGCACGACGTCGTGCAGATGACGGTCAACTTCATCGACCTGATGATGATCGACCGCGACACCGTCGCGTTCCTGTTCACGATCTTCCCGAATTTGCGCTGGTCGGTGATCCTGGCCGGTCTCGTCACGCTGCCGCTGATGTACGCGCTGTGGTGGCTCGACCCCTTCCGGATTCGTCGCTTGCCGGCGCTCGCCTGCAAGCTCGCCTGCCTTGCCGCCCTGGTCGGCTATTCGCTCTATCACCCGGACGAGGCCTGGCGCGGCTATTACGACGACGGCTATCTCTCGAAATTCTTCCGCTCGGGCGTCACGGCCGTCTCCGACTTTGCGCAATACGGCTTCATGGCGGCGTCTGCTTCGACCGGCGAGCGGCTCAACATCCCGCTGGTCGATGCCTGCCACCCCGCGGGCCGCCGCCCCAACATCATCATGATCCATGATGAATCGAGCTTCGACATCCGCGCCGCCCAGGGCATCAAGGTGCCGCCGCGCTATGACGACTATTTCAAATCGTGGGACGGCAAGCAGCGCACGTTCCTCGCCGAGAGCAATGGCGGGCCGAGCTGGTTCACCGAATACAACGTGCTCGCAGGGCTCTCCTCGCGTTCATTCGGCCGCTTCGCCTATTTCGTCACGCGCATCGCCTCGAACCGGGTCGAGCGCGGCCTGCCGCTGGCGCTGCGCCGCTGCGGCTATGACACGCTGTCGCTCTATCCCGCCCATGGCGGCTTCATGGGCGCGCGCAGCTTCCAGATGACGACGGGAATCGAGCGCTTCCTCGATTCCAAGGATCTCGGCGCCAAGGATGTCGAGCCCGACAGCTTCTTCTACGACAAGGCGCTTCAGCTGATGGGCCAGCAGCCGCCCAACAAGCCGCTGTTCACCTTCATCTATCTCGGTGCCAACCACTTCCCCTGGGAGACCCGCTTCCGCCCGGACCTGCTGCCGAATTGGCGCGCGCCGGGCAACGTGGCGTCCATCGACGAATATCTGCGCCGGCAGGCGATGAGCGCCGAGCAGTACAAGGCGTTCGTTGCCGGTTTGAAGAAGACCTTTCCGGGCGAGCCCTTCCTGATCGTGCGCTACGGCGATCACCAGCCGGAATTTGCGCCTGCCATCCTTGAGCCCGGGCTCGACGAGGGCGCGATCGGCAAGAAGCTCGACGCCTACGATGCGCGCCTCTACGCGACCTATTACGCCATCGACGCCATCAATTTCGAGCCGGTTAGAAGCGAGGCCGTGATGGACACGATCGACGGCCCCTATCTGCCGCTGGTCATTCAGGAAGCCGCCGGCATCCCGCTCGATCCCTCCTTTGCCGAGCAGAAAGAGATCATGCTCCGCTGCAAGGGCATCTTCTACGGCTGCAAGGACGGCGCCGAGGCGCGGCGGCTGAACCGGCTGCTGATCGATGCCGGGATGATCCGGGGGCTGTAG
- a CDS encoding ABC transporter substrate-binding protein, whose product MKNTIARLAGALLALTLTTSLAAAQSKVTIAVGGGSCLCYLPTVLAKQLGEYDKAGVNVELVDLKGGSDALKAVLGGSADVVSGYFDHCVNLAAKKQELQSFVVYDRYPGLVLVVAPSRTNDIKSVKDLAGKKVGVSAPGSSTDFFLKYMLKKNGLDPTSAAVIGVGLGATAVAAMEQGQIDAAVMLDPSVTVLQGSHKDLRILSDTRTQKDTLETFGGEYPGGALYSTVAWINGHEKEAQALTNAILATLAWIHSHSPEEIMAKMPEETVGKNKDLYLAALKNTIPMYSETGKMDPKGADAVLAVFSVGSPEVANAKIDVSKTFTNKFVEQAKKTTGSAK is encoded by the coding sequence ATGAAGAACACGATTGCCAGGCTCGCGGGTGCACTGCTCGCGCTGACGCTCACCACCTCGCTTGCCGCGGCGCAAAGCAAGGTCACCATCGCGGTCGGCGGCGGCTCCTGCCTGTGCTATCTGCCGACGGTGCTGGCCAAGCAGCTCGGCGAATACGACAAGGCCGGCGTCAATGTCGAGCTGGTCGACCTCAAGGGTGGTTCGGACGCGCTGAAAGCCGTGCTCGGCGGCAGCGCCGACGTGGTCTCCGGCTATTTCGACCATTGCGTCAATCTCGCAGCCAAGAAGCAGGAGCTGCAGTCCTTCGTGGTCTATGACCGCTATCCCGGCCTCGTGCTGGTGGTCGCGCCCTCGCGCACCAACGACATCAAGTCGGTCAAGGATCTCGCCGGCAAGAAGGTCGGCGTCAGTGCGCCCGGCTCCTCCACCGACTTCTTCCTGAAATATATGCTCAAGAAGAACGGGCTCGATCCCACCAGCGCCGCCGTGATCGGCGTCGGCCTCGGCGCCACCGCGGTGGCCGCGATGGAGCAGGGCCAGATCGATGCGGCCGTGATGCTCGATCCGTCCGTGACCGTGCTGCAGGGCAGCCACAAGGATCTGCGCATCCTCTCGGACACCCGCACCCAGAAGGACACGCTGGAGACGTTCGGGGGCGAATATCCGGGCGGCGCGCTGTATTCGACCGTGGCCTGGATCAATGGCCATGAAAAGGAAGCGCAGGCGCTCACCAATGCGATCCTCGCCACGCTCGCCTGGATCCATTCGCACAGCCCTGAGGAGATCATGGCGAAGATGCCGGAGGAGACCGTCGGCAAGAACAAGGACCTCTATCTCGCCGCACTGAAGAACACGATCCCGATGTATTCCGAGACCGGCAAGATGGACCCGAAGGGTGCGGACGCCGTGCTCGCGGTGTTCAGTGTCGGCTCGCCCGAGGTGGCGAACGCCAAGATCGACGTCAGCAAGACCTTCACCAACAAATTCGTCGAGCAGGCCAAGAAGACCACGGGCAGCGCCAAATAG
- a CDS encoding TetR/AcrR family transcriptional regulator yields the protein MPVRQPPKPRARRPATEARPYHHGDLRRVLIDAALQLAAEGAEVSVREAARRAAVSPGAPFRHFPNRDALMAAAAEEAQRRFRAEIETALAEAPAANPLGRFRAFGLAYLRWAMRNPAHFEIISSGRYFAHGGSPELMRDNAELITLTEQMLADAAEQGLLRSADLKRIQIAGRALVYGFARMNIDGHFPRWGVGEGETERMAEGVLDLFIAGIAKP from the coding sequence ATGCCTGTTCGTCAGCCGCCCAAGCCGCGCGCCCGCCGCCCTGCCACCGAAGCCCGGCCGTACCATCACGGTGACCTCCGCCGCGTGTTGATCGATGCTGCGTTGCAACTCGCAGCGGAAGGCGCCGAAGTCTCGGTACGGGAGGCGGCGCGCCGGGCCGCGGTGTCGCCGGGGGCGCCGTTCCGACACTTTCCCAACCGCGATGCGCTGATGGCGGCTGCGGCCGAGGAGGCGCAGCGGCGCTTCCGCGCCGAGATCGAGACGGCGCTGGCTGAGGCTCCGGCCGCCAATCCGCTCGGCCGATTCCGCGCCTTTGGTCTCGCCTATTTGCGTTGGGCCATGCGCAATCCCGCGCATTTCGAGATCATCTCGAGCGGGCGCTATTTTGCCCATGGCGGCTCGCCGGAGCTGATGCGAGACAACGCCGAGCTGATCACGCTGACGGAGCAGATGCTGGCTGATGCGGCAGAGCAAGGCCTGCTGCGGTCGGCTGACCTCAAGCGCATCCAGATCGCCGGGCGCGCCCTCGTCTACGGTTTCGCCCGGATGAATATCGACGGCCATTTCCCGCGCTGGGGCGTCGGGGAGGGCGAGACCGAGCGGATGGCGGAAGGGGTGCTCGACCTGTTCATCGCGGGGATCGCAAAGCCCTAG
- a CDS encoding NUDIX hydrolase, with protein sequence MTSPIIHRVTTLDLAVRPIVWPFAEERRAEIAAHFAEKQRERPKIWNGRVLLGRDAVFNDGRLTATYFETDFASFLAWRDWGFPDKAVFNGFGMGALRASDGAFIMGEMAPHTANAGRIYFPSGTPDLDDVRDGALDIPGSVVRELGEETGLTAADYRIEPGWHCVVTGPTIAMLQVVNLDMPGDVARARIEANLAREVEPELSAIHLVRGTSDLRPSMPRFVTAFIEQQFAVR encoded by the coding sequence ATGACGTCACCAATCATTCATCGCGTCACGACGCTTGATCTTGCCGTGCGGCCGATCGTGTGGCCGTTCGCCGAGGAGCGCCGCGCCGAGATCGCGGCGCATTTCGCCGAGAAGCAACGCGAGCGGCCGAAAATCTGGAACGGTCGCGTCCTGCTCGGGCGCGACGCCGTGTTCAACGACGGTCGTCTGACCGCGACCTATTTCGAAACCGATTTCGCAAGCTTCCTCGCCTGGCGCGACTGGGGCTTTCCCGACAAGGCCGTGTTCAACGGCTTTGGCATGGGCGCGCTGCGCGCCTCCGACGGCGCCTTCATCATGGGCGAGATGGCGCCCCACACCGCCAATGCGGGCCGCATTTATTTCCCCTCGGGAACGCCTGATCTCGACGACGTCAGGGACGGCGCGCTCGACATTCCGGGCAGTGTCGTCCGCGAGCTCGGCGAGGAGACCGGCCTGACCGCGGCCGACTATCGGATCGAGCCGGGCTGGCATTGCGTGGTCACCGGCCCCACGATCGCGATGTTGCAGGTCGTCAACCTGGACATGCCGGGCGATGTGGCCCGCGCCCGGATCGAAGCGAACCTTGCGCGCGAGGTCGAGCCGGAGCTGTCGGCCATTCATCTCGTGCGCGGGACCAGCGATCTCAGGCCGTCCATGCCGCGATTTGTCACGGCCTTCATCGAGCAGCAGTTCGCAGTGCGCTGA
- a CDS encoding ABC transporter permease: MSRPTLFALQVLVAVVGIVLWQVLSTVPVFGKILLPPFFFSNPFDVFSQIVKWFASGMIWKHLGITLAESILAFVIGSAGGVLTGFWFARQPLVAAVFDPYVKMVNALPRVVLAPIFALWLGLGIWSKVALGVTLVFFIVFFNVYQGVKEVSRTVLDNGRMLGMSERQLMRHVYWPSALSWMFSSLHTSVGFAVVGAVVGEYLGSAAGLGYLIQQAEGVFDVAGVFAGMFVLSAFVILIDFGVTLVERRLLVWRPTASDGRG; this comes from the coding sequence ATGTCGCGCCCGACGCTGTTTGCGCTGCAGGTCCTGGTCGCGGTCGTCGGCATCGTGCTGTGGCAGGTGCTGTCGACCGTGCCCGTGTTCGGCAAGATCCTGCTGCCGCCGTTCTTCTTCTCCAACCCGTTCGACGTGTTCAGCCAGATCGTGAAATGGTTCGCCTCCGGAATGATCTGGAAGCACCTCGGCATCACGCTGGCGGAATCGATCCTTGCCTTCGTGATCGGATCGGCCGGTGGTGTGCTGACCGGATTCTGGTTCGCGCGACAGCCGTTGGTCGCCGCGGTGTTCGACCCCTATGTGAAGATGGTCAACGCACTGCCGCGGGTCGTGCTGGCGCCGATCTTCGCGCTGTGGCTCGGGCTCGGCATCTGGTCCAAAGTCGCGCTCGGCGTCACCTTGGTGTTCTTCATCGTGTTCTTCAACGTTTATCAGGGTGTCAAGGAAGTCAGTCGGACCGTGCTCGACAACGGCCGCATGCTCGGCATGAGCGAGCGACAGCTGATGCGGCATGTCTATTGGCCGTCGGCGCTGTCCTGGATGTTCTCCTCGCTGCACACCTCGGTCGGCTTCGCCGTGGTCGGCGCAGTGGTCGGCGAATATCTGGGATCGGCCGCCGGGCTCGGCTACCTGATCCAGCAGGCCGAGGGCGTGTTCGACGTCGCCGGCGTGTTCGCCGGCATGTTCGTGCTGTCGGCCTTCGTCATCCTGATCGACTTCGGCGTTACGCTGGTGGAGCGGCGGCTCCTGGTGTGGCGGCCGACCGCGTCGGATGGGCGGGGCTAG